Proteins found in one Bordetella genomosp. 11 genomic segment:
- a CDS encoding AAA family ATPase, producing MSRPVVYVLAGVNGAGKSSIGGHLLTQAGMTWFNPDTFARELARHHGYAVEDANAAAWNEGVRRLERAVSSGKSFAFETTLGGRTIVRKLIAAAATHDILVWFCGLRDAEQHIARVRLRVAQGGHDIPEGRIRQRCRTSLLNLLALMPRLAQLRVYDNSLDVAVGQAIPEPRLVLWMDDGRRIFPATHREASTTPDWAKPLVEAAFADAP from the coding sequence ATGTCGCGCCCCGTCGTTTATGTGCTTGCAGGTGTGAATGGCGCGGGCAAAAGCTCGATCGGCGGCCATCTGCTGACGCAGGCGGGAATGACGTGGTTCAACCCGGATACCTTTGCCCGCGAACTGGCGCGGCACCACGGCTACGCGGTGGAAGACGCCAACGCCGCCGCCTGGAACGAAGGCGTGCGACGCCTGGAACGCGCCGTATCGTCAGGCAAATCGTTCGCCTTCGAAACCACACTGGGCGGCCGCACCATCGTGCGCAAGCTGATCGCCGCAGCGGCCACGCACGACATCCTGGTCTGGTTCTGCGGGCTGCGCGACGCAGAGCAGCATATTGCCCGCGTCCGGCTTCGCGTCGCGCAGGGCGGTCACGATATTCCTGAAGGCCGCATCCGGCAGCGCTGCCGCACGTCGCTGTTGAATCTGCTGGCCTTGATGCCCAGGCTGGCGCAATTGCGCGTCTACGACAACAGCCTCGACGTCGCCGTCGGCCAGGCCATACCGGAACCCCGGCTCGTGCTCTGGATGGACGATGGGCGGCGGATCTTTCCCGCCACGCATCGCGAGGCAAGCACGACACCGGACTGGGCCAAGCCGCTGGTCGAGGCAGCCTTCGCGGACGCGCCCTGA